A section of the Rummeliibacillus pycnus genome encodes:
- the rplS gene encoding 50S ribosomal protein L19 → MSNIISEITKEQLRTDIPAFRAGDTVKIDVKVVEGTRERIQVYEGVVIKRRGGGISETFTVRKISYGVGVERTFPLHTPKIAKLEVTRRGKVRRAKLYYLRNLRGKAARIKEIR, encoded by the coding sequence ATGTCAAACATTATTTCAGAAATTACTAAAGAACAACTTCGTACTGACATCCCTGCATTCCGTGCTGGTGATACAGTAAAAATCGACGTTAAAGTTGTCGAAGGTACTCGCGAACGTATCCAAGTATACGAAGGTGTAGTTATTAAACGTCGTGGTGGCGGTATTAGCGAAACTTTCACAGTTCGTAAAATTTCTTATGGTGTTGGAGTTGAACGTACATTCCCATTACACACTCCAAAAATCGCTAAATTAGAAGTTACTCGTCGTGGTAAAGTACGTCGTGCTAAATTATACTACCTACGTAACTTACGTGGTAAAGCTGCTCGTATTAAAGAAATTCGATAA
- the trmD gene encoding tRNA (guanosine(37)-N1)-methyltransferase TrmD: MNIHVLSLFPEMFSGVFGSSILKKAQEKEAVKLSVTDFRQFSNNKHAQVDDYPYGGGAGMVLKPEPLFNAVESLVADGKKPRIILMCPQGERYTQAKAEELAKEEDLVFICGHYEGYDERIREFLVTDELSIGDFVLTGGELAAMTIIDSVVRLLPGVLGNDDSPVLDSFSTGLLEHPHYTRPADFRGMKVPDVLMSGNHAKIDQWRMEQSLKRTFERRPDLLEHIELTSEQQKYLNKLKKL, from the coding sequence ATGAATATTCACGTATTATCTTTATTTCCTGAGATGTTTTCAGGTGTTTTTGGTTCTTCTATTTTAAAAAAGGCGCAAGAAAAAGAAGCGGTAAAGCTATCTGTTACTGATTTCAGACAATTTTCAAATAATAAACATGCTCAAGTGGATGATTATCCATACGGTGGAGGGGCAGGGATGGTATTGAAACCTGAACCCTTATTTAACGCTGTAGAATCGCTTGTAGCGGATGGGAAGAAACCCCGAATCATTCTTATGTGTCCACAAGGGGAACGTTATACACAAGCAAAAGCAGAAGAATTAGCAAAAGAAGAAGACTTAGTATTTATTTGCGGTCATTATGAAGGTTATGATGAACGTATACGAGAATTCCTTGTAACTGATGAGTTATCAATTGGAGACTTTGTATTAACAGGTGGCGAATTAGCAGCTATGACGATTATTGATAGTGTAGTGCGATTGTTGCCTGGCGTTCTAGGAAATGATGACTCTCCAGTGTTAGATTCTTTCTCAACTGGATTACTAGAACATCCACATTACACACGTCCTGCAGACTTTCGTGGTATGAAAGTTCCTGATGTATTAATGTCAGGCAATCATGCCAAAATCGATCAATGGCGTATGGAACAATCGCTAAAACGTACTTTTGAACGTAGACCTGATTTACTAGAACATATTGAATTAACATCAGAACAACAAAAATATTTAAATAAACTTAAAAAGCTGTAA
- the rimM gene encoding ribosome maturation factor RimM (Essential for efficient processing of 16S rRNA) — protein sequence MEWFNVGKIVNTHGIRGEVRVISQTDFPEERYAVGQQLGLFKKGEKKPLLLTIASSRKHKNFILLSFEGYPNINDVESFRDGILKVNEQQLEEDELQDNEFYYHEIVGCTVYDQAGNEIGQVKEIFETAANDVWTVKGLDGKDHYIPVVDEFIKEIDIDEKKIVIEVIEGLLS from the coding sequence ATGGAATGGTTTAACGTAGGTAAAATTGTCAATACTCACGGAATTCGTGGAGAAGTAAGAGTTATATCTCAAACAGATTTTCCAGAAGAACGATATGCGGTTGGTCAACAACTTGGTCTGTTTAAAAAAGGTGAGAAAAAACCTTTGCTACTTACAATCGCTTCTTCACGTAAACATAAAAACTTTATTCTTCTATCGTTTGAAGGTTATCCTAATATTAATGATGTAGAATCATTTCGCGATGGAATACTAAAAGTAAATGAACAACAACTCGAAGAAGATGAATTACAAGATAATGAGTTCTATTATCATGAAATCGTTGGTTGTACTGTATATGACCAAGCTGGTAATGAAATTGGCCAAGTAAAGGAAATCTTTGAAACAGCAGCAAACGATGTGTGGACTGTGAAAGGATTAGATGGTAAAGATCATTATATTCCAGTTGTAGATGAATTTATCAAAGAAATTGATATCGATGAAAAGAAAATCGTAATAGAAGTAATAGAAGGGTTACTATCATGA
- a CDS encoding KH domain-containing protein produces the protein MQQLIETIVKPLVDYPDEVKIITDENNNRIVYKLSVHPSDIGKIIGKQGRVAKAIRTIVYSAAGSHHKKKTYIDILD, from the coding sequence ATGCAGCAGCTGATTGAAACGATCGTAAAACCTTTAGTCGATTATCCAGATGAAGTAAAGATTATTACTGATGAAAACAACAATCGTATTGTTTATAAACTTTCTGTACATCCTAGTGATATCGGAAAGATCATTGGCAAGCAGGGACGTGTTGCAAAAGCAATTCGTACAATTGTTTACTCAGCAGCAGGCAGCCATCATAAGAAAAAGACTTATATCGATATTCTAGATTAG
- the rpsP gene encoding 30S ribosomal protein S16, giving the protein MAVKIRLKRMGAKKSPFYRIVVADSRSPRDGRSIETIGTFNPLTSPEEVKIDEAKALAWLANGAKPSDTVRNLFSEQGIMEKFHNSKIGK; this is encoded by the coding sequence ATGGCAGTAAAAATTCGTTTAAAACGTATGGGAGCTAAAAAATCTCCTTTCTATCGTATCGTAGTAGCTGACTCACGTTCACCACGTGATGGTCGTTCAATCGAAACTATCGGTACTTTCAATCCACTAACTTCTCCAGAAGAAGTTAAAATCGACGAAGCTAAAGCATTAGCTTGGTTAGCAAACGGTGCGAAACCATCTGATACTGTTCGTAACTTGTTCTCAGAACAAGGAATCATGGAAAAATTCCATAACTCTAAAATCGGTAAATAA
- the ffh gene encoding signal recognition particle protein, translating to MAFEGLAERLQGTINKIKGKGKVSEQDVKEMMREVRFALIEADVNLKVVKSFIKKVSERAVGQDVMKSLTPGQQVIKIVKDELTELMGGEQSPIKFATKPPTIIMMVGLQGAGKTTTTGKLANVLRKKYNRKPLLVAADIYRPAAVQQLQTLGKQLSLPVFSLGTDISPVEIVRQALEHAKEEHHDVVLIDTAGRLHIDEKLMQELKDIRALKNPDEVFLVVDAMTGQDAVNVAESFDEAVGITGVVLTKLDGDTRGGAALSIRSVTQKPIKFVGMGEKMDALEPFHPERMASRILGMGDVMSLIEKAQDTVDAEKAKELEEKFKTQSFTLDDFLEQMAQVKKLGPLDEILKMLPGANKIKGLENAKIDDKQISHIEAIILSMTPAEKTNPEIINASRRKRIAKGSGSSVQDVNRLIKQFEDMKKMMKQMTGMAQKGKKKMKLPGLDSLFK from the coding sequence ATGGCATTTGAAGGTTTAGCGGAGCGACTCCAAGGAACAATTAACAAGATTAAAGGCAAAGGAAAAGTAAGTGAACAAGACGTAAAAGAAATGATGCGTGAAGTTCGATTTGCTTTAATCGAAGCTGATGTTAACTTGAAAGTCGTAAAAAGCTTTATAAAAAAAGTTAGCGAACGCGCTGTAGGTCAGGATGTTATGAAAAGCTTAACACCTGGTCAACAAGTTATTAAAATTGTAAAAGACGAATTAACAGAACTAATGGGTGGCGAACAAAGTCCTATTAAATTTGCGACTAAACCACCTACTATTATTATGATGGTTGGTTTACAAGGTGCTGGTAAAACAACAACTACTGGTAAATTGGCGAATGTATTACGAAAAAAGTATAATCGTAAACCGTTACTAGTAGCAGCAGATATATATCGTCCTGCAGCGGTACAACAATTACAAACTCTTGGCAAACAACTATCATTACCAGTATTTTCATTAGGTACAGATATTTCACCAGTTGAAATTGTACGTCAAGCTCTTGAACATGCCAAAGAAGAACACCATGATGTGGTTTTAATCGATACCGCTGGTCGACTTCATATTGACGAGAAATTAATGCAAGAGTTAAAAGATATCCGCGCATTAAAAAACCCAGACGAAGTATTTTTAGTTGTCGATGCAATGACAGGGCAAGACGCTGTAAATGTAGCTGAAAGCTTTGATGAAGCAGTGGGGATTACAGGTGTCGTATTAACAAAACTTGATGGTGATACACGTGGTGGTGCTGCACTATCTATACGATCTGTTACTCAAAAACCCATCAAATTTGTTGGTATGGGTGAAAAAATGGATGCTCTTGAGCCATTTCATCCAGAACGTATGGCTTCACGAATCCTTGGCATGGGCGATGTCATGTCGTTGATCGAAAAAGCCCAAGATACAGTTGATGCCGAAAAAGCGAAAGAATTAGAAGAAAAATTCAAAACACAAAGCTTCACATTAGATGATTTCCTTGAGCAAATGGCCCAAGTGAAAAAACTAGGACCATTAGATGAAATCTTGAAAATGTTACCAGGTGCAAATAAAATTAAAGGATTAGAAAATGCTAAAATCGATGATAAACAAATTAGTCATATCGAGGCAATTATTTTATCAATGACACCAGCTGAAAAAACAAATCCTGAAATTATTAATGCAAGTAGAAGAAAACGTATTGCAAAAGGATCTGGATCATCTGTTCAAGATGTAAACCGTCTAATTAAACAATTTGAAGATATGAAGAAAATGATGAAACAAATGACAGGTATGGCGCAAAAAGGGAAGAAAAAAATGAAACTTCCTGGCTTAGATTCCTTGTTTAAATAA
- a CDS encoding putative DNA-binding protein: MLLEKTTRMNFLFDFYQALLTDKQRSYMQLYYLDDHSLGEIAESYDVSRQAVYDNIRRTETMLEEYEEKLQLFEKFQKRQQILAKLTESVTNVPSDKADQLALIEQLKQCD, translated from the coding sequence ATGCTACTTGAAAAAACAACGCGCATGAACTTTCTCTTCGACTTTTATCAAGCATTATTGACAGATAAACAACGTAGTTATATGCAACTATATTACTTAGATGATCATTCATTAGGTGAAATTGCTGAATCCTATGATGTATCTCGTCAAGCAGTCTATGACAACATTCGTAGAACTGAAACAATGCTTGAAGAATACGAGGAAAAACTTCAACTTTTTGAAAAATTCCAAAAAAGACAACAAATACTTGCAAAACTTACAGAAAGTGTAACGAATGTTCCGTCAGACAAAGCTGATCAGTTGGCACTTATTGAACAGTTAAAGCAATGTGATTAG
- the ftsY gene encoding signal recognition particle-docking protein FtsY, with translation MSFLKRMKEKLMGGPKPEKDKIEGQEELNEAIAEGSTPETSSKDVVHETQDAKLETTTDSTQLDKQEKIEESLPEVVGVQIEAEKEEKPKRGFSAFSITEKFKSGLAKTRKSFTSKVNDLVARYRHVDEEFFEELEDLLLQADVGIETVMELTDKLRFEVQRKNIKDTEGIQALISEKLVEIYEQGEEDITELNIQEGELTVILFVGVNGVGKTTTIGKLAHRFKQQGKNVLLAAGDTFRAGAIDQLQVWGDRVGVEVIKQSEGSDPAAVMYDAIRAAKNRNADILICDTAGRLQNKVNLMNELEKIHRVISREIPSAPHEVLLALDATTGQNALQQAQIFKEATNVTGIVLTKLDGTAKGGIVLAIRNKLHIPVKFVGLGEQMDDLQPFDSERYVYGLFADALDQQLAKTED, from the coding sequence ATGAGCTTTTTAAAGCGTATGAAAGAAAAGTTAATGGGTGGCCCCAAGCCTGAAAAAGATAAAATAGAGGGACAAGAAGAATTAAACGAAGCTATAGCTGAAGGATCAACACCTGAAACTTCTAGTAAAGATGTAGTCCATGAAACACAAGATGCCAAACTAGAAACAACAACTGATTCTACACAACTAGATAAACAAGAAAAGATTGAAGAATCTCTTCCAGAAGTTGTTGGAGTACAGATTGAGGCAGAAAAAGAAGAAAAGCCAAAACGCGGATTTTCTGCTTTTTCAATCACAGAGAAATTCAAGTCCGGTTTAGCAAAAACGCGTAAATCATTTACTTCAAAAGTGAACGATTTAGTCGCTCGTTATCGCCATGTAGACGAAGAATTCTTCGAAGAACTAGAAGATTTATTGTTGCAAGCTGACGTAGGTATAGAAACCGTTATGGAGTTAACAGATAAGTTACGCTTTGAAGTACAACGTAAAAATATTAAAGATACAGAGGGGATTCAAGCATTAATCTCTGAAAAACTAGTAGAAATTTATGAACAAGGCGAAGAAGATATTACAGAGTTGAATATTCAAGAAGGAGAACTAACTGTAATATTATTTGTTGGTGTAAATGGTGTTGGTAAAACAACTACAATTGGAAAACTAGCGCATCGTTTTAAACAACAAGGTAAAAATGTTTTACTTGCAGCTGGGGATACTTTCCGTGCTGGTGCTATAGATCAATTACAAGTATGGGGAGATCGTGTTGGTGTCGAAGTAATTAAACAATCAGAAGGTTCAGATCCTGCTGCAGTAATGTACGATGCTATTCGTGCAGCTAAAAATCGTAATGCGGACATTCTAATATGCGACACAGCTGGTCGTTTACAAAACAAAGTCAATTTGATGAATGAACTTGAAAAAATCCATCGTGTCATTTCCCGGGAAATTCCGTCGGCTCCGCATGAAGTTTTACTTGCACTAGATGCGACAACAGGACAAAATGCGCTACAACAAGCGCAAATCTTCAAAGAAGCGACAAATGTAACTGGTATTGTGTTAACAAAATTAGACGGTACTGCAAAAGGTGGTATTGTGCTTGCAATCCGCAATAAGTTACACATACCTGTGAAATTTGTTGGTCTTGGTGAACAAATGGACGATTTACAACCATTTGACTCCGAACGCTATGTATATGGCTTATTTGCTGACGCATTAGATCAACAATTAGCTAAAACCGAAGATTAA
- the smc gene encoding chromosome segregation protein SMC — protein MFLKRLEVIGFKSFADRIGIDFVPGVTAVVGPNGSGKSNVTDAIRWVLGEQSAKSLRGAKMEDIIFAGSDSRKPLNFAEVSLILDNEDERLPIPYNEVSVTRRVYRSGDSEYLLNKQQCRLKDITDLFLDSGLGKEAFSIISQGRVDEILNSRPDDRRTIFEEAAGVLKYKQRRKKAEHKLFETDDNLHRVLDILHELDKRIEPLHIQASAAEDYLKMTNELKGIDIALLVHDIENLDHSIGQVIKEKQELLSKEQVHASQISEKETTITELRKNLSELDNLLDESQNQLVDVSAEVERFEGRKVLMAEKRMNATTQLTKLQQSLDKAIASRDNWQKIQEEKAEQLSERQQELQNFKKIVKQLEDNLNRSTSEIEAEIDKWKDTYIDRLNEEATVKNEVKNISKQLAEQAENSVKISNQSSEMLTELKELQREQQLVAEKLKKVELQVTHKLEEYKKCQQDLQHARKQYDDQQAMLFKGYQHLQQMKSRRETLAELEADFSGFYQGVKAVLVARENQQLHGIHGAVAELIHVDGEFARAVETALGAAMQHVVTETDSDARKAIAWLKQQRAGRATFLPKNVMKSRKIPTDVLQAVANHPSFINTADELATFDPTYRTIAENLLGHVLVSKDLQGASQIAKAINYRFRVVTLDGDVVNTGGSLTGGSVKQQASLFSRKAELEDLTAQLSQMQSSIEKAEKVVAEWKDKVTEKSTLLEQLRVQGEEIRAEEVELSARHRELEATTKRLSLRVSMFSDEQQDASGRKTNLETQLADFNYRKAELAKELVEINQTVEQLNVLKQQSESERDVLQEQYALKRSDLAVLNEQVSQLRVAVLDANSQFDQATQEVSNITKEIEWLTSDGDLNGPTEEELTAKIIELHSKREELIKTVEKTKQKRTEVQQIVDKSDEELKELQRVHQGLLDGLRNYEVKLSRLDVEHENLAKQLEKDYELTFEEALLEPSLDIDVETARRKVKLLKQSISELGTVNIGAIEEYATVSERHEFLSNQRSDLMEAQETLHEVIREMDEEMTNRFSETFFEIRKHFQTVFRELFGGGHADLELLDPNNLLETGIEIVAQPPGKKLQRLSLLSGGERALTAIALLFAILKTRPVPFCILDEVEAALDESNVARYSQYLKKFSAETQFIVITHRKGTMEGADVLYGITMQESGVSKLVSVKLEQEEPVPS, from the coding sequence TTGTTTCTTAAACGGCTTGAAGTGATTGGTTTTAAATCTTTCGCCGATCGAATAGGTATAGACTTCGTACCAGGCGTTACAGCAGTTGTTGGCCCAAACGGTAGTGGCAAAAGTAACGTAACAGATGCGATTCGATGGGTACTCGGAGAACAATCCGCTAAGTCCCTTCGTGGTGCAAAGATGGAAGATATCATTTTTGCCGGAAGTGATTCGCGCAAACCGCTTAACTTTGCAGAAGTATCGTTAATTTTAGACAATGAGGACGAACGCTTGCCGATTCCATACAATGAGGTAAGCGTTACTCGTCGTGTCTATCGTTCTGGGGATAGTGAGTATTTGCTCAATAAACAACAATGCAGATTGAAAGATATTACAGATTTATTCTTAGACTCTGGTTTAGGAAAAGAAGCATTCTCGATTATTTCTCAAGGACGAGTCGATGAAATACTAAATAGTCGTCCAGATGATCGACGTACAATATTTGAAGAAGCTGCAGGTGTTTTAAAATATAAACAGCGTCGTAAAAAAGCAGAACATAAATTATTTGAAACAGATGATAATTTACATCGTGTGCTTGATATTTTACATGAGTTAGATAAACGTATCGAACCATTACATATCCAAGCATCTGCTGCTGAAGATTACTTGAAAATGACCAATGAATTAAAGGGTATTGATATTGCTTTGTTAGTTCATGATATAGAAAATCTAGACCATTCTATAGGGCAAGTAATTAAAGAAAAACAAGAACTTCTTTCGAAAGAACAAGTGCATGCATCTCAAATTTCTGAAAAAGAAACCACTATTACTGAACTTCGAAAGAATTTAAGTGAATTAGATAACTTACTTGATGAATCTCAAAATCAATTGGTAGATGTAAGTGCCGAAGTTGAACGATTTGAAGGTCGAAAAGTGTTAATGGCTGAAAAACGAATGAATGCAACAACACAACTTACAAAACTTCAACAATCACTTGATAAAGCAATTGCTTCACGTGATAATTGGCAAAAAATCCAAGAAGAGAAAGCAGAGCAATTATCAGAACGTCAGCAAGAACTACAAAATTTTAAAAAAATTGTTAAACAATTAGAAGATAACTTAAACCGCTCAACTTCTGAAATTGAAGCAGAAATTGATAAATGGAAAGATACTTATATTGACCGATTAAATGAAGAAGCTACAGTTAAGAATGAAGTAAAAAATATATCAAAGCAATTAGCTGAACAAGCCGAAAATTCCGTTAAAATTTCAAATCAATCTTCTGAAATGTTGACTGAACTAAAAGAATTACAACGCGAACAACAACTTGTAGCTGAAAAGTTAAAAAAAGTCGAATTACAGGTTACACATAAACTTGAAGAATATAAAAAGTGTCAACAAGATCTTCAACATGCTAGAAAACAATATGATGATCAACAAGCAATGCTTTTCAAAGGTTATCAACATTTACAACAGATGAAGTCGCGTAGAGAAACACTAGCTGAACTTGAAGCAGATTTCTCTGGATTTTATCAAGGAGTAAAGGCTGTCCTTGTTGCACGAGAAAATCAACAATTACATGGTATTCATGGGGCAGTAGCAGAACTAATTCATGTTGATGGTGAGTTTGCAAGAGCTGTTGAGACAGCTCTTGGTGCTGCAATGCAACATGTAGTTACTGAAACAGATTCGGATGCACGTAAAGCGATAGCGTGGCTGAAACAACAACGAGCAGGTAGAGCAACATTCTTGCCAAAGAATGTAATGAAATCACGTAAAATACCTACTGATGTATTGCAAGCTGTTGCAAATCATCCATCTTTTATCAATACAGCAGATGAACTGGCAACATTTGATCCAACTTACCGTACAATCGCTGAAAACTTACTTGGTCATGTTCTCGTTTCAAAAGATTTGCAAGGAGCATCACAAATCGCTAAAGCTATTAACTATCGCTTTCGTGTCGTTACTTTAGATGGTGATGTTGTGAATACAGGCGGTTCGTTGACAGGGGGATCTGTAAAACAACAGGCATCATTATTTAGTCGCAAAGCAGAACTTGAAGATTTAACTGCTCAACTATCCCAAATGCAATCTTCTATCGAGAAAGCAGAAAAAGTAGTAGCTGAATGGAAAGATAAAGTTACTGAAAAATCGACGTTACTTGAACAATTACGCGTACAAGGTGAAGAAATCCGTGCAGAAGAAGTAGAACTAAGTGCGCGACATCGTGAGTTAGAAGCAACAACAAAACGTCTATCATTACGTGTTTCCATGTTTAGTGACGAACAACAAGATGCTTCTGGACGTAAAACAAATTTGGAAACTCAATTAGCAGATTTCAATTATCGCAAAGCAGAACTTGCTAAAGAGTTGGTAGAAATTAATCAAACGGTTGAACAGTTAAATGTTTTAAAACAGCAAAGTGAATCAGAAAGAGATGTTTTACAAGAACAATATGCTCTGAAACGTTCTGATTTAGCTGTTCTTAATGAACAAGTTTCCCAACTTAGAGTAGCCGTATTAGATGCCAATTCCCAATTTGACCAAGCAACTCAAGAAGTTTCTAACATTACGAAAGAAATTGAATGGTTGACCAGTGATGGTGATCTAAATGGACCGACAGAGGAAGAACTTACTGCAAAAATTATAGAATTGCATAGTAAACGGGAAGAACTTATTAAAACTGTTGAAAAGACAAAACAAAAACGTACAGAAGTCCAACAAATAGTTGATAAATCAGATGAAGAACTAAAGGAATTACAGCGAGTACATCAAGGTCTACTTGATGGATTACGAAATTATGAAGTGAAATTAAGTCGTCTAGATGTAGAACATGAAAATTTAGCAAAACAACTTGAAAAAGATTATGAACTTACATTTGAAGAAGCTTTACTTGAACCCTCTCTTGATATAGATGTTGAGACAGCAAGACGAAAAGTGAAATTGTTAAAACAATCTATATCAGAGTTAGGAACAGTCAATATTGGTGCAATTGAAGAATATGCTACTGTTTCAGAACGTCATGAATTTTTATCTAATCAACGTAGTGATTTAATGGAAGCTCAAGAAACTCTACATGAAGTCATTCGGGAAATGGATGAAGAGATGACGAATCGTTTTAGTGAGACATTTTTTGAGATACGTAAACACTTCCAAACCGTTTTCCGCGAATTATTTGGTGGTGGTCATGCGGATTTAGAATTACTTGATCCAAATAATCTGCTTGAAACAGGAATTGAAATTGTGGCACAGCCACCAGGTAAAAAACTTCAACGACTTAGTCTATTGTCAGGTGGAGAAAGAGCGTTAACAGCAATTGCTTTGTTGTTTGCTATTTTGAAAACACGCCCAGTCCCATTCTGTATTTTGGATGAAGTGGAAGCAGCTCTTGACGAATCAAATGTTGCTCGTTATAGTCAGTATTTGAAAAAGTTTAGTGCAGAAACACAATTCATCGTTATTACTCACCGTAAAGGAACAATGGAGGGTGCTGATGTCTTATATGGTATTACTATGCAAGAATCAGGTGTCTCTAAATTAGTATCCGTTAAATTAGAACAGGAAGAACCTGTTCCATCATAG
- the rnc gene encoding ribonuclease III yields the protein MRIQGLSQKNGAISEQARLKFAELQDRLGLHFNNANLLYNAFTHSSFVNEHRRKLFEDNERLEFLGDAVLELTVSKFLFLKFPKMSEGELTKLRAAMVCEPSLVIFANELNFGQYVLLGKGEEITGGRERPALLADCFEAFIGALYLDQGLETVVGFLEKVVFPKVELGTFSHVMDFKSQLQEIVQQNNSGTLQYEIIKENGPAHNRTFVSQVLLNNKELGVGNGKSKKEAEQKAAQCAMRALKVQLANEQEG from the coding sequence ATGAGAATACAAGGACTCTCACAAAAAAATGGCGCGATTTCAGAACAAGCACGTCTTAAATTTGCTGAATTACAGGATCGCTTAGGTTTGCATTTTAACAATGCCAATTTGTTATATAATGCTTTTACACATTCTTCATTTGTGAATGAGCATCGTCGAAAACTATTTGAAGATAATGAACGTCTTGAATTTTTAGGAGACGCTGTACTTGAGCTAACTGTTTCTAAGTTTTTATTCCTAAAATTCCCTAAAATGAGTGAAGGTGAACTTACAAAATTGCGTGCAGCAATGGTTTGTGAGCCATCTCTAGTGATTTTTGCCAACGAATTAAACTTTGGTCAATATGTATTACTAGGTAAAGGGGAAGAAATTACAGGTGGTCGTGAACGTCCAGCATTACTAGCGGATTGTTTTGAAGCATTTATTGGTGCTTTATATTTAGACCAAGGTTTAGAAACAGTTGTTGGCTTTTTGGAAAAGGTTGTATTTCCCAAAGTTGAGCTCGGTACTTTTTCACATGTTATGGACTTTAAGAGTCAATTACAAGAAATTGTACAACAAAATAATTCAGGAACATTACAATATGAAATTATTAAAGAGAATGGTCCAGCACATAACCGTACATTTGTCTCTCAAGTGTTGCTAAATAATAAGGAGCTTGGAGTAGGTAACGGGAAATCTAAAAAAGAAGCAGAACAAAAAGCAGCACAATGCGCTATGCGTGCATTAAAAGTACAATTAGCGAACGAGCAGGAGGGTTAA
- the acpP gene encoding acyl carrier protein yields the protein MATVIERVTKVVVDRLGVDESEVKLEASFRDDLGADSLDVVELVMELEEEFDMQIDDEDAEKIATVGDAVNFISSKVE from the coding sequence TTGGCAACAGTAATCGAACGTGTAACTAAAGTTGTCGTTGACCGTTTAGGTGTTGACGAAAGCGAAGTGAAACTAGAAGCTTCTTTCCGTGATGATCTAGGTGCGGATTCATTAGACGTAGTAGAATTAGTAATGGAATTAGAAGAAGAATTTGATATGCAAATTGACGACGAGGATGCAGAAAAAATTGCAACTGTAGGTGATGCAGTTAACTTTATTTCAAGTAAAGTCGAATAA
- the fabG gene encoding 3-oxoacyl-[acyl-carrier-protein] reductase: protein MADLIGKVAVVTGASRGIGRAIALHLANLGAKIVVNYSGNQAKAEAVVAEIEANGGAAIAVQANVSDSDEVSMLMKKAVETYGSLDILVNNAGITRDNLLMRMKEEDWDAVMNTNLKGVFLCTKAVTRQMMKQRAGRIVNIASIVGVAGNAGQANYVAAKAGVIGLTKTAAKELAARNIFVNAVAPGFIDTDMTEELPEDIKAQMLSQIPLAKLGEPEDVAKVVAFLASDDASYMTGQTLHVDGGMVM from the coding sequence ATGGCAGATTTAATAGGTAAAGTAGCAGTTGTTACAGGTGCATCTAGAGGCATTGGAAGAGCAATTGCACTACATTTAGCCAATCTAGGTGCAAAAATAGTTGTAAATTATAGTGGCAATCAAGCAAAAGCTGAAGCCGTTGTAGCTGAGATTGAAGCAAATGGAGGAGCGGCTATTGCTGTTCAAGCGAATGTATCTGATTCAGATGAGGTTTCAATGCTTATGAAGAAAGCAGTTGAAACATATGGCTCTCTTGATATTCTCGTAAATAATGCAGGAATCACACGAGATAATTTATTGATGCGTATGAAAGAAGAAGATTGGGATGCCGTTATGAATACCAATCTAAAAGGCGTCTTCCTTTGTACGAAAGCAGTGACACGACAAATGATGAAGCAACGTGCAGGTCGTATTGTTAATATTGCTTCAATTGTAGGGGTAGCAGGTAATGCAGGTCAAGCTAACTATGTTGCTGCAAAAGCAGGTGTCATCGGTCTTACAAAAACAGCTGCCAAAGAGTTGGCTGCACGTAATATTTTCGTTAATGCTGTAGCTCCAGGCTTTATTGATACTGACATGACAGAAGAATTACCAGAAGATATTAAAGCTCAAATGCTTAGTCAAATACCTTTAGCAAAATTAGGTGAACCAGAGGATGTTGCAAAAGTAGTTGCATTCTTAGCCTCTGATGATGCAAGTTATATGACAGGACAAACATTGCATGTAGATGGCGGAATGGTAATGTAG